ATTATTTTTATCCCCCGGAAAATTGCTGAACATCGGCTCTGAATTTAAAATTGTAGTATATTTAAGATTATGCTCTTCCGAAAGTTGCACTAGTTTTGGAACCGCTGCCCGCATTCCTTCAGAGTTTACTTCTTCATCCGGTACAGTCAATAACAAGATGTTGCCGTCATAATCTCCGAATGTCGCTCGTTCAACAATGGACATATGCAAGGCAAGCCCGCACTTCATATCCATAGTTCCTCTTCCGAATAGCCAGTTTCCGCTTTCCATATCAACCCGCACTGCTTCAGGCAAATCGTCTTTTATCGAGTAAAATTGTTCCGTTAGCTTCTCAGGATCAAAAGCAAACTGTTTCCATTTTCCGTAGTCCTGCACATCCACTACATCAAAGTGACTAATTAATACGACTGTTTTTTTAGTATCCGGAGATTTTTTGACCAATGCGCTAATGAAACTGCGCCCATCATTCAAATATGTTCGATTTAAATGGCCAGGTTTTTCTTTGAAATACGTCAGCTCCGACAGTTTTTTCATTACAATATCAGGGAATTCCTTTTCTGCCTTTGAACCTGATACACTTTGCACTTGTACAAGTTCAAATAATAATTGCCTCAACTGCTCTTTGCTCTTCCATTTAAACACAACATACCCTCTCCTTTGTCTAATTCTAGCTGTCTCTCTATGTCGCCTATTTTCCTCAGTGTAAATAAATGCGAATATTCAGTCAATCATTTGTTTAAGACTATAATATTCTTCGAGAGTTGAAGCGATCCGAAGATAAAAAAATCCCGCTACCATTAAAGATAGCAGGATTTGTTATGTGCATTTAAGCTTATTTCTTTTCTTTACCCATTGTATGGAATAATTGAATTGAAGATAATACATTAATTAATAACGGTTTGCCGGAATATCTTAAAAATTTTCCGCACATGCCTCGATTAAGCGTCTTTCTATTATATACTCCAAAAATCTGTTGGTAGCCAAATTTATTGAGTTTTAAGTCTTTTAAAGTTACTTTTCTAATTCATAAACATCAGTTATGTGAATATAATATTTTTGTTTCATATTATGATTAATAAGTTTTCCTTCATATAATAATGTACCTTGTTCAATATCAAAAATCTTGAGTACAAAATCGTTATTCACTTCTGTCATGACGTAAAACTTTCCTTTTAGTGAAGTCGTGCTATTAAGTTCAGGAATTAACACTTTTTCAGAATACGGTACAGTAATCGGTTCAAGCCATCTCTGCTGTCCGATATTATATCTGTAAATGACTATTTCCTCTTTTGTTTGCCCTTTTTCTGCAGTAAAGCTCATATCTTTCAATACTTGCTTTCTTTTATATTTTTTAGAGACATTTTTTACTTCAATCACGCTGCTCCGCCTCCTCATACTGTTTCTGTACGAGCTCCATTATTTCGGGAAATGGCGCATTGATTGATTTTATCGAACTGATAAATACTTGCACCGCTTCACTAATTAATTCTTCACGTACACTTTTTAATACCGCTTCATCTTTCGTAATGCAACTTGGCATATTTCCTTCTGTATAAATCAATTTCTGCTCCTCCATTTC
Above is a window of Solibacillus isronensis DNA encoding:
- a CDS encoding GntR family transcriptional regulator: MDVKFNNRDPVYVQVIRHFKEQIAKGSFAPGHVIPSRRELANQLKINPNTVQRAYKEMEEQKLIYTEGNMPSCITKDEAVLKSVREELISEAVQVFISSIKSINAPFPEIMELVQKQYEEAEQRD